The following coding sequences lie in one Variovorax terrae genomic window:
- a CDS encoding GNAT family N-acetyltransferase produces MMESKNLIKASLDAGLELLRPSAERPDEPRPAPVMVPIRSIGPSHRERIASHLLALDAHDRYLRFGYAANDEQVRRYVDGLDFERDDIFGIYNRRLALIAMAHLAFSTNPECKSCAEFGVSVLKPARGRGYGARLFDRAVIHARNEGVDLMFIHALSENTAMLKIARNAGATVERDGSEAEAYLRLPAATLDTRVSEIVEEQFAQTDYRLKVQAKQFRDFLGSLQEVRRGMREGRHKSGG; encoded by the coding sequence ATCATGGAGTCCAAAAACCTGATCAAGGCATCGCTGGACGCCGGCCTCGAACTGCTGCGCCCCTCGGCGGAGCGGCCCGACGAGCCCCGGCCCGCGCCGGTGATGGTGCCGATCCGCTCGATCGGGCCGAGCCACCGCGAGCGCATCGCCAGCCACCTGCTGGCGCTGGACGCGCACGACCGCTACCTGCGCTTCGGCTACGCGGCCAACGACGAGCAGGTGCGCCGCTACGTCGACGGCCTGGACTTCGAGCGCGACGACATCTTCGGCATCTACAACCGCCGGCTGGCGCTGATCGCCATGGCGCACCTGGCGTTCTCCACCAACCCGGAGTGCAAGTCCTGCGCCGAGTTCGGCGTGTCCGTGCTCAAGCCGGCGCGCGGGCGCGGCTACGGCGCCCGCCTGTTCGACCGCGCCGTGATCCATGCGCGCAACGAGGGGGTGGACCTGATGTTCATCCACGCGCTGAGCGAGAACACCGCGATGCTCAAGATTGCGCGCAACGCCGGCGCCACGGTGGAGCGCGACGGCTCCGAGGCCGAGGCCTACCTGCGCCTGCCCGCGGCCACGCTGGACACGCGCGTGAGCGAGATCGTGGAAGAGCAGTTCGCCCAGACCGACTACCGCCTCAAGGTGCAGGCCAAGCAGTTCCGGGATTTCCTGGGCAGCCTGCAGGAAGTGCGCCGCGGCATGCGCGAAGGCCGCCACAAATCGGGCGGGTAA
- a CDS encoding HlyC/CorC family transporter: MSDPHPARLAEKEDKRTFLQKLAEFIHPGPDSRAELIETLAEAEDNQIIGAESRVMLEGVIRMADMTAGDVMVAAPRMDLVNIDAPYDELLHLVIDTAHSRFPVYEGEKENIIGILMAKDLLKLQRAPALNIRALLRPAVFVPESKGLNDLLRDFRGNRNHLAIVIDEFGRVAGLITIEDVLEQIVGEIEDEFDIAEDEGDIFGLADHTYRVSGDTPIERVNEAFGVTLEVSDPEDQQDTRFDTIGGLIAHEMGHVPKRGEYLTLAGLNFVVLHTKGGAVRWFKVSPAKDDDASG; the protein is encoded by the coding sequence GTGTCAGACCCGCACCCCGCGCGCCTTGCCGAAAAAGAAGACAAGCGCACCTTCCTGCAGAAACTCGCCGAATTCATCCACCCCGGACCGGACTCCCGGGCCGAGCTGATCGAAACCCTGGCCGAAGCCGAGGACAACCAGATCATCGGGGCCGAGTCCCGCGTCATGCTCGAAGGCGTGATCCGGATGGCCGACATGACGGCCGGCGACGTGATGGTGGCCGCGCCGCGCATGGACCTCGTCAACATCGACGCCCCCTACGACGAGCTGCTGCACCTGGTGATCGACACCGCCCACTCGCGCTTTCCGGTGTACGAGGGCGAGAAGGAAAACATCATCGGCATCCTGATGGCCAAGGACCTGCTGAAGCTGCAGCGCGCGCCCGCCCTCAACATCCGCGCGCTGCTGCGCCCGGCGGTGTTCGTGCCCGAGAGCAAGGGCCTGAACGACCTGCTGCGCGACTTCCGCGGCAACCGCAACCACCTGGCCATCGTGATCGACGAGTTCGGCCGCGTGGCGGGCCTGATCACCATCGAGGACGTGCTCGAGCAGATCGTCGGCGAGATCGAGGACGAGTTCGACATCGCCGAGGACGAGGGCGACATCTTCGGCCTGGCCGACCACACCTACCGCGTGAGCGGCGACACCCCGATCGAGCGCGTCAACGAGGCCTTCGGCGTGACCCTGGAGGTCAGCGACCCCGAGGACCAGCAGGACACCCGCTTCGACACCATCGGCGGCCTGATCGCCCACGAGATGGGCCATGTGCCCAAGCGCGGCGAATACCTCACGCTGGCCGGCCTCAATTTCGTGGTGCTGCACACCAAGGGCGGCGCGGTGCGCTGGTTCAAGGTCTCGCCCGCCAAAGACGACGACGCCAGCGGCTGA
- the lnt gene encoding apolipoprotein N-acyltransferase, which yields MRLAVPFVLALLAGLAQALSIAAPWDGQPLWWLQMLSLAGLAWLLQGASGRRAAVLGWLFATAWLSGTFWWLFISMHTYGGLPAVLAALAVLALAGFLALYYATACAALSALFRGDVRAHWSFRAIVFAALWTLAELARGSWFTGFPWGAGGYAHLDGPFIGLVKGVGVYGLGALAAFLSAAAAAIAARPAWRPAVALALVALAAWGVQAGLGAERGRGAAFTSTHPAAQGGQAAQPLSVTLLQGNIPQDEKFQAGTGIDTALRWYGEQMRDATASLVVAPETAVPVLPQQLPEGYWQALQARFAGGAQAALIGIPLGSFKTGYTNSVIGLRPGLATPYQYDKHHLVPFGEFIPMFFRWFTEMMDIPLGDFNRGAVGQPSFEWQGQRLAPNICYEDLFGEELGARFADPATAPTIFVNVSNIGWFGDSVAIDQHLQISRMRALEFERPMLRATNTGATVIIDHRGRVTHSLARLTRGVLVGEVEGRSGTTPYAWWVARCGLWPLWGLCALVVALAAWRRRPGRAPRPPGDAAASPG from the coding sequence ATGCGCCTCGCCGTCCCGTTCGTCCTGGCCCTGCTGGCCGGCCTGGCGCAGGCCCTCTCAATCGCCGCTCCCTGGGACGGCCAGCCGCTGTGGTGGCTGCAGATGCTGTCCCTGGCGGGCCTGGCCTGGCTGCTGCAGGGCGCCTCGGGCCGGCGCGCCGCGGTGCTGGGCTGGCTGTTCGCCACTGCCTGGCTGAGCGGCACGTTCTGGTGGCTGTTCATCTCCATGCACACCTACGGCGGCCTGCCAGCCGTCCTGGCCGCCCTGGCGGTGCTGGCGCTGGCCGGCTTCCTCGCGCTCTACTATGCCACCGCCTGCGCCGCACTTTCAGCACTTTTTCGCGGCGATGTCCGCGCCCACTGGTCGTTTCGCGCTATCGTTTTTGCAGCGCTCTGGACACTGGCCGAACTCGCGCGCGGCAGCTGGTTCACGGGCTTTCCGTGGGGCGCCGGGGGCTATGCGCATCTCGACGGGCCGTTCATCGGCCTGGTCAAGGGAGTGGGGGTCTACGGGCTCGGCGCCCTGGCCGCCTTCCTGAGCGCCGCGGCCGCCGCCATCGCGGCGCGGCCGGCCTGGCGCCCGGCTGTGGCGCTCGCCCTCGTGGCGCTGGCGGCCTGGGGCGTGCAGGCGGGCCTGGGGGCGGAGCGGGGCCGGGGCGCGGCCTTCACCTCCACCCATCCCGCGGCGCAAGGCGGCCAGGCGGCGCAGCCGCTGTCGGTCACCCTGCTGCAGGGCAATATTCCCCAGGACGAGAAATTCCAGGCCGGCACCGGCATCGACACCGCCCTGCGCTGGTATGGCGAGCAGATGCGCGATGCCACCGCCTCGCTGGTGGTGGCGCCCGAAACGGCCGTGCCCGTGCTGCCGCAGCAACTGCCCGAGGGCTACTGGCAGGCCTTGCAGGCCCGCTTCGCCGGCGGCGCGCAGGCCGCGCTGATCGGCATCCCGCTGGGCAGCTTCAAGACCGGCTACACCAACTCGGTGATCGGGCTGCGGCCGGGGCTGGCCACGCCCTACCAGTACGACAAGCACCACCTCGTGCCGTTCGGCGAGTTCATCCCGATGTTCTTCCGCTGGTTCACCGAGATGATGGACATCCCGCTGGGCGACTTCAACCGCGGCGCCGTCGGCCAGCCCTCGTTCGAGTGGCAGGGCCAGCGCCTGGCGCCCAACATCTGCTACGAGGATCTGTTCGGCGAGGAGCTCGGCGCCCGCTTCGCCGACCCGGCCACGGCCCCGACCATCTTCGTCAACGTCAGCAACATCGGCTGGTTCGGCGACAGCGTGGCGATCGACCAGCACCTGCAGATCTCGCGCATGCGCGCGCTCGAGTTCGAGCGCCCGATGCTGCGCGCCACCAACACCGGCGCCACCGTCATCATCGACCACCGCGGCCGCGTCACGCACAGCCTGGCGCGCCTCACGCGCGGCGTGCTGGTCGGCGAGGTCGAGGGCCGCAGCGGCACCACGCCCTATGCCTGGTGGGTGGCGCGCTGCGGGCTGTGGCCGCTGTGGGGCCTGTGCGCCCTGGTGGTGGCGCTGGCCGCCTGGCGGCGCCGGCCCGGCCGGGCGCCGCGGCCCCCGGGCGATGCCGCGGCATCGCCGGGCTGA
- a CDS encoding bile acid:sodium symporter family protein — MTAQQLILSLVLATMVFSVALELKVDDFRRVAQTPRAVVCGLIPQFILLPVGTWAATLVLDLPPNVETAMILVAACPGGSLSNVVTHFGRGNTALSVSVSAVASLIALVATPFNFSWMVASNPVTASWLRTLSIDASEIWVSLLLLLAVPMALGLLFSHRLPAVTARIQKPLANFSLVALLAFIVLGLVRERQLLTLGLLPMLLIVVLHNASGLFFGWATSRVMGVSERDRRAVMIEGGMQNSGLALGIIAVQFNSDLGMVIIASLWGIWHIISGMTLALLWRRRDALGSLTAASPQT; from the coding sequence ATGACCGCACAACAACTGATCCTGAGCCTGGTGCTGGCCACCATGGTGTTTTCGGTGGCGCTGGAGCTGAAGGTGGACGATTTCCGGCGCGTGGCGCAGACGCCGCGGGCCGTGGTCTGCGGGCTGATTCCGCAGTTCATCCTGCTGCCCGTGGGCACCTGGGCCGCCACGCTGGTGCTGGACCTGCCGCCCAATGTGGAGACCGCCATGATCCTGGTGGCGGCCTGCCCCGGCGGCTCGCTGAGCAATGTGGTGACGCATTTCGGGCGCGGCAACACGGCGCTGTCGGTCAGCGTCTCGGCCGTGGCCAGCCTGATCGCGCTGGTGGCCACGCCGTTCAACTTCAGCTGGATGGTGGCGAGCAACCCGGTGACCGCGTCCTGGCTGCGCACGCTGAGCATCGACGCCTCCGAGATCTGGGTCAGCCTGTTGCTGCTGCTGGCGGTGCCGATGGCGCTGGGGCTGCTGTTCTCGCACCGGCTGCCGGCGGTGACGGCGCGGATCCAGAAGCCGCTGGCCAACTTCTCGCTGGTGGCGCTGCTGGCCTTCATCGTGCTGGGGCTGGTGCGCGAGCGCCAGCTGCTCACGCTGGGCCTGCTGCCGATGCTGCTGATCGTGGTGCTGCACAACGCCAGCGGCCTGTTCTTCGGCTGGGCCACCAGCCGCGTGATGGGCGTGAGCGAGCGCGACCGCCGCGCCGTGATGATCGAGGGCGGCATGCAGAACTCGGGGCTGGCCCTGGGCATCATCGCCGTGCAGTTCAACAGCGACCTGGGCATGGTGATCATCGCCAGCCTCTGGGGCATCTGGCACATCATCAGCGGGATGACGCTGGCCCTGCTGTGGCGGCGCCGGGACGCGCTGGGCAGCCTCACGGCCGCTTCACCTCAGACCTGA
- the glyQ gene encoding glycine--tRNA ligase subunit alpha gives MLTFQQIILKLQSYWDAQGCALLQPYDMEVGAGTSHTATFLRALGPEPWKAAYVQPSRRPKDGRYGENPNRLQHYYQYQVVLKPAPANILELYLGSLEALGFDLKKNDIRFVEDDWENPTLGAWGLGWEVWLNGMEVTQFTYFQQVGGIDCKPATGEITYGLERLAMYLQGVDNVYNLTWTEGLSYGDVYKQNEVEQSTYNFEHSDAEFLFTAFGAHEKQAKYLMEQQLALPAYEQVLKAAHSFNLLDARGAISVTERAAYIGRIRNLARAVAQSYYESRERLGFPMAPREWVEQMTKKAA, from the coding sequence ATGCTGACGTTCCAACAAATCATCCTGAAACTGCAGTCCTACTGGGACGCCCAGGGCTGCGCGCTGCTGCAGCCCTACGACATGGAAGTCGGCGCCGGCACCTCGCACACCGCCACCTTCCTGCGCGCGCTCGGCCCCGAGCCCTGGAAGGCCGCCTACGTGCAGCCCAGCCGCCGCCCCAAGGACGGCCGCTACGGCGAGAACCCGAACCGCCTGCAGCACTACTACCAGTACCAGGTGGTGCTCAAGCCCGCGCCGGCCAACATCCTGGAGCTGTACCTCGGCTCGCTCGAAGCGCTGGGCTTCGACCTGAAGAAGAACGACATCCGCTTCGTGGAAGACGACTGGGAGAACCCCACGCTCGGCGCCTGGGGCCTGGGCTGGGAGGTCTGGCTCAACGGCATGGAGGTGACGCAGTTCACCTACTTCCAGCAGGTCGGCGGCATCGACTGCAAGCCCGCCACCGGCGAGATCACCTACGGCCTGGAGCGCCTGGCCATGTACCTGCAGGGCGTGGACAACGTCTACAACCTCACCTGGACCGAAGGCCTGAGCTATGGCGACGTCTACAAGCAGAACGAGGTCGAGCAGTCCACCTACAACTTCGAGCACAGCGATGCCGAGTTCCTGTTCACCGCGTTCGGCGCGCACGAGAAGCAGGCCAAATACCTGATGGAGCAGCAGCTCGCGCTGCCGGCGTATGAACAGGTGCTGAAGGCCGCGCACAGCTTCAACCTGCTGGACGCGCGCGGCGCCATCAGTGTGACCGAGCGTGCCGCCTACATCGGCCGCATCCGCAACCTCGCGCGCGCCGTGGCGCAGAGCTACTACGAGAGCCGCGAGCGCCTCGGTTTCCCGATGGCGCCGCGCGAGTGGGTGGAGCAGATGACGAAGAAGGCCGCGTGA
- the glyS gene encoding glycine--tRNA ligase subunit beta: MTSKNLLVELFVEELPPKALKKLGDAFSGVLFDQLQAQGLAGAGSQATAYASPRRLAAHVTAVAAQAADKAVSQKLMPVSVGLDAAGNATPALLKKLAALGADVSDPASAVAGLRRAPDGKAEALFYDNTVQGATLAEGLQKALAEAIAKLPIPKVMTYQLADGWTDVKFVRPAHGLVALHGSSVVPIEALGLKAGNATHGHRFEAAVDPVVLKEADSYAATLAAEGAVIAGFDERKAEIARQLQAAAARVGGGVQPIEDEALLDEVTALVERPNVLVCEFEKEFLEVPQECLILTMKANQKYFPLLDAQGRLTNRFLVVSNIRPADASAVIGGNERVVRPRLADAKFFFDQDRKKTLESRVEGLAKVVYHNKLGSQWARTERVRAIARGIAGVLGDENLVKAADKAAQLAKADLLTDMVGEFPELQGIMGGYYARHDGLGETIALAIEDHYKPRFSGDELPRNQAGIVVALADKLETLIGMFGIGNLPSGDKDPFALRRHALGIIRMLLATDTEVPLKNFLSAASDPRLWKDTEWKFASADADGNPVFIANAVWAAVSPFFYDRLAANLREQGYLATEIEAVLSLEPQRLSEIPKRLAAVRAFAALPEAPALAAANKRVGNILKKAEGAVDARVDDALLREPAEQALSDALKSVAPQADAAWTSGNYTANLQALAALKDPVDAFFDQVMVNAEEPALRANRLGLLATLHAAMNRVADLSKLAA, from the coding sequence ATGACCAGCAAAAACCTTCTTGTTGAATTGTTCGTGGAAGAGCTGCCGCCCAAGGCGCTCAAGAAGCTCGGCGACGCCTTCAGCGGCGTGCTGTTCGACCAGCTCCAGGCCCAGGGCCTGGCGGGCGCCGGCTCGCAGGCTACCGCCTACGCCTCGCCGCGCCGCCTGGCCGCGCACGTCACGGCCGTGGCCGCGCAGGCCGCCGACAAGGCGGTGTCGCAAAAGCTCATGCCCGTGAGCGTGGGGCTGGATGCCGCGGGCAACGCCACCCCGGCGCTGCTCAAGAAGCTGGCCGCGCTCGGCGCCGACGTGTCCGACCCGGCCTCGGCCGTGGCCGGCCTGCGGCGCGCGCCCGACGGCAAGGCCGAAGCGCTGTTCTACGACAACACGGTCCAGGGCGCGACCCTGGCCGAGGGCCTGCAGAAGGCGCTGGCCGAGGCCATTGCCAAACTGCCGATCCCCAAGGTCATGACCTACCAGCTGGCCGACGGCTGGACCGACGTGAAGTTCGTGCGCCCCGCGCACGGCCTGGTGGCGCTGCACGGCAGCAGCGTGGTGCCGATCGAGGCGCTGGGCCTGAAGGCCGGCAATGCCACCCACGGCCACCGCTTCGAGGCGGCCGTGGACCCGGTGGTGCTGAAGGAGGCCGACAGCTACGCCGCCACGCTGGCCGCTGAAGGCGCGGTGATCGCTGGCTTCGACGAGCGCAAGGCCGAGATCGCGCGCCAGCTCCAGGCCGCGGCCGCGCGCGTCGGTGGCGGTGTCCAACCCATCGAGGACGAGGCCCTGCTCGACGAAGTGACGGCGCTGGTCGAGCGCCCCAACGTGCTGGTCTGCGAGTTCGAGAAGGAATTCCTCGAAGTGCCGCAGGAATGCCTGATCCTCACGATGAAGGCCAACCAGAAGTATTTCCCGCTGCTCGACGCGCAGGGCCGGTTGACGAACAGGTTCCTCGTGGTCAGCAACATCCGCCCGGCCGACGCCAGCGCCGTGATCGGCGGCAACGAGCGCGTGGTGCGCCCGCGCCTGGCCGATGCCAAGTTCTTCTTCGACCAGGACCGCAAGAAGACGCTTGAATCGCGCGTCGAGGGTCTCGCGAAAGTGGTTTATCACAACAAGCTTGGATCTCAATGGGCGCGTACTGAGCGCGTGCGAGCGATAGCGCGCGGTATTGCGGGCGTGCTCGGCGACGAAAACCTTGTCAAAGCTGCCGACAAGGCTGCGCAGTTAGCCAAGGCCGACTTGCTGACAGACATGGTCGGCGAGTTCCCCGAACTGCAGGGCATCATGGGCGGCTACTACGCGCGCCATGATGGGTTGGGCGAAACTATCGCTCTTGCTATCGAAGATCATTACAAGCCGCGTTTTTCGGGCGATGAACTTCCGCGGAATCAGGCTGGAATCGTCGTCGCGCTGGCGGACAAGCTTGAAACGCTGATCGGCATGTTTGGTATCGGCAATCTGCCCAGCGGTGACAAGGACCCGTTCGCGCTCAGGCGTCACGCGCTTGGCATCATCCGGATGCTATTGGCGACCGATACGGAGGTACCGCTCAAGAACTTTCTGTCCGCTGCATCGGACCCTCGTCTATGGAAAGATACGGAATGGAAGTTTGCGAGCGCGGACGCCGATGGCAACCCCGTTTTTATCGCGAATGCAGTCTGGGCGGCAGTTTCACCGTTCTTCTACGACCGCCTGGCTGCCAATCTTCGCGAACAGGGCTATCTCGCAACGGAGATCGAGGCGGTGCTTTCCCTGGAGCCCCAGCGGCTCAGTGAGATACCCAAGCGCCTGGCCGCCGTGCGCGCCTTCGCCGCGCTGCCCGAGGCGCCGGCGCTGGCCGCGGCCAACAAGCGCGTCGGCAACATCCTCAAGAAGGCCGAGGGCGCGGTGGATGCCCGGGTCGATGACGCCCTGCTGCGCGAGCCGGCCGAGCAGGCGCTGAGCGATGCGCTCAAATCCGTAGCGCCCCAGGCCGATGCTGCCTGGACCTCCGGCAACTACACCGCCAACCTGCAGGCCCTGGCCGCGCTCAAGGACCCGGTCGACGCCTTCTTCGACCAGGTCATGGTCAACGCCGAGGAGCCGGCCCTGCGGGCCAACCGCCTGGGCCTGCTGGCCACGCTGCATGCGGCCATGAACCGCGTGGCCGATCTGTCCAAACTGGCGGCCTGA
- the gmhB gene encoding D-glycero-beta-D-manno-heptose 1,7-bisphosphate 7-phosphatase has protein sequence MKLIILDRDGTINVDRDDFVKTVDEWVPLPGALEAIAQLNHAGWHVVVASNQSGLGRGLFDVASLNAMQARMHKLLAAAGGRIDAVFYCPHSPDEGCRCRKPLPGLFEQIGERYGIELAGVPTAGDSVRDLQAGAAVGCEPHLVLTGKGAAYRGLPLPGDFPPGTRVHEDLAAFAAFVIAREAPVPPVSPVPAP, from the coding sequence ATGAAACTCATCATCCTCGACCGCGACGGCACCATCAACGTGGACCGCGACGATTTCGTCAAGACGGTCGACGAGTGGGTGCCGCTGCCCGGCGCGCTCGAAGCCATCGCGCAGCTCAACCATGCGGGCTGGCACGTGGTGGTGGCGTCCAACCAGTCGGGCCTGGGCCGCGGCCTGTTCGACGTGGCGTCGCTCAATGCCATGCAGGCCAGGATGCACAAGCTGCTGGCAGCCGCCGGCGGGCGCATCGACGCGGTGTTCTACTGCCCGCACAGCCCCGACGAGGGCTGCCGCTGCCGCAAGCCGCTGCCCGGCCTGTTCGAGCAGATCGGCGAGCGCTACGGCATCGAGCTGGCCGGCGTGCCCACGGCCGGCGACAGCGTGCGCGACCTGCAGGCCGGCGCGGCGGTGGGCTGCGAGCCGCACCTGGTGCTGACCGGCAAGGGCGCGGCCTACCGCGGCCTGCCGCTGCCCGGCGACTTTCCGCCGGGCACCCGGGTGCATGAGGACCTGGCCGCGTTCGCCGCCTTCGTGATCGCGCGCGAGGCGCCGGTGCCACCGGTCTCGCCGGTGCCGGCTCCGTAA
- a CDS encoding lysophospholipid acyltransferase family protein produces MPLIRSIVHALWMLVTVIPWGIWMVTASLWSSGEQMYWKAARWLGWQIDGARLLMGIEVRVSGRENLPTGKTSPAILLVKHQSTFETFLMPTIMPHPLAYVFKKELIYVPFFGWAMGRMDMIHIDRSQRAQAFNKVVAQGKRLLAQGIWVIMFPEGTRIPRGQKGTYKSGGTRLAVETGAPVIPIAVTSAKVWPRKAFIKRPGVVDVSIGKPIPSEGRQPDELMREVEAWIEAEMHRLDPDAYR; encoded by the coding sequence ATGCCCTTGATCCGCTCGATAGTGCACGCCCTCTGGATGCTGGTGACCGTGATTCCGTGGGGCATCTGGATGGTGACCGCCTCGCTCTGGTCCAGCGGCGAGCAGATGTACTGGAAGGCCGCGCGCTGGCTGGGCTGGCAGATCGACGGCGCGCGCCTGCTGATGGGCATCGAGGTGCGGGTCAGCGGCCGGGAGAACCTGCCCACCGGCAAGACCAGCCCGGCCATCCTGCTGGTCAAGCACCAGTCCACCTTCGAGACCTTCCTGATGCCCACGATCATGCCGCACCCGCTGGCCTACGTGTTCAAGAAGGAGCTGATCTACGTGCCCTTCTTCGGCTGGGCCATGGGCCGCATGGACATGATCCACATCGACCGCAGCCAGCGCGCCCAGGCCTTCAACAAAGTGGTGGCGCAGGGCAAGCGCCTGCTGGCGCAGGGCATCTGGGTCATCATGTTTCCCGAGGGCACGCGCATTCCGCGCGGGCAGAAGGGCACCTACAAGAGCGGCGGCACGCGGCTGGCCGTGGAAACCGGCGCGCCGGTGATCCCGATCGCCGTGACCTCGGCCAAGGTCTGGCCGCGCAAGGCCTTCATCAAGCGGCCCGGCGTGGTGGACGTGTCCATCGGCAAACCCATTCCGAGCGAGGGCCGCCAGCCCGACGAACTGATGCGCGAGGTCGAGGCCTGGATCGAGGCCGAGATGCACCGGCTCGACCCGGACGCTTACCGATAG
- a CDS encoding M48 family metallopeptidase, translating into MRRLLQFTLDLFDDLAPAAAPVFKPKQPDVQVQRSSDAPESIAKEPPAPGEPLSKVLTPTAFRHPRANREALLGDSRVAYEFRRAKRKTIGFVVGPDGLVVSAPKWVPLYEVDAALREKSAWIVRKLDETRERQQRLESARIEWKDGTTIPFLGEPVIVVLDPRHAFEAVGAVLNTDAQALPGVPRLTLHIGLPHQAAPEQIRDAVQAWLMRQAKRLFTERLNHFAPQLQVRWHKLSLSSAGTRWGSASADGSIRLNWRLVHFKLSVIDYVVAHELSHLRVMDHSPRFWDTVRTVVPDYAELRGQLRDEALPPW; encoded by the coding sequence ATGCGCCGGCTGCTTCAGTTCACCCTCGACCTGTTCGACGACCTGGCGCCGGCGGCGGCGCCTGTTTTCAAGCCAAAACAGCCCGATGTCCAGGTGCAGCGGTCTTCTGATGCTCCTGAATCAATAGCAAAAGAGCCGCCGGCCCCGGGCGAGCCGCTGAGCAAAGTGCTGACGCCCACGGCCTTTCGCCACCCGCGCGCCAACCGCGAGGCACTGCTGGGCGATTCGCGGGTGGCCTACGAATTTCGGCGCGCCAAGCGCAAGACCATCGGCTTCGTGGTCGGGCCCGACGGCCTCGTGGTCAGCGCACCGAAATGGGTGCCGCTGTACGAGGTGGACGCCGCGCTGCGCGAGAAGTCGGCCTGGATCGTGCGCAAGCTCGACGAAACACGCGAGCGCCAGCAGCGGTTGGAGTCGGCCCGCATCGAGTGGAAGGACGGCACCACGATCCCCTTCCTGGGCGAGCCGGTCATCGTGGTGCTCGATCCGCGCCATGCCTTCGAGGCCGTGGGCGCCGTGCTCAACACCGATGCCCAGGCGCTGCCCGGCGTGCCGCGCCTCACGCTGCACATCGGCCTGCCGCACCAGGCCGCGCCCGAGCAGATCCGCGATGCGGTGCAGGCCTGGCTGATGCGCCAGGCCAAGCGGCTGTTCACCGAGCGGCTGAACCATTTCGCGCCGCAGCTTCAGGTGCGCTGGCACAAGCTCAGCCTGTCCAGCGCCGGCACGCGCTGGGGCAGCGCCAGCGCCGACGGCTCGATCCGGCTGAACTGGCGGCTGGTCCATTTCAAGCTGTCCGTCATCGACTACGTGGTGGCGCACGAGCTCAGCCACCTGCGCGTGATGGACCACAGCCCGCGCTTCTGGGACACGGTGCGCACCGTGGTGCCCGACTACGCCGAGTTGCGCGGGCAGCTCCGCGACGAAGCGCTGCCGCCGTGGTAG
- a CDS encoding MBL fold metallo-hydrolase, whose protein sequence is MNLLEQQLHYPLADTLPAPGATLEVAPGVRWIRMALPFALDHINLWLLRDEIDGRAGWTVVDCCISRDESRAQWEQVFATQLEGLPILRVVVTHMHPDHIGLASWLCERWQAPLWVSATDYNSARIGSQSTTGFGGEGAARFFAAHGLTDPDSVEKIRGRSNYYPSMVPDVPRSFHRLMDGATVRIGGRDWRCISGYGHAPEHIALYCDEIKVLISGDMVLPRISTNVSVYDVEPESNPLKLFLDSIDKFLPLPEDTLTLPSHGKPFLGLHTRIQQLHDHHRDRLAEVLEACAQAPQSAADVLPVLFKRKLDLHQTTFAMGESVAHLHTLWFDGQLRRTLGADGIYRFGVA, encoded by the coding sequence ATGAACCTGCTCGAACAACAACTCCACTACCCCCTGGCCGACACCCTGCCCGCTCCGGGCGCCACGCTGGAAGTCGCCCCCGGCGTCCGGTGGATCCGCATGGCGCTGCCGTTCGCGCTGGACCACATCAACCTGTGGCTGCTGCGCGACGAGATCGACGGCCGCGCCGGCTGGACCGTGGTGGACTGCTGCATCAGCCGGGACGAATCCCGCGCCCAGTGGGAGCAGGTGTTCGCCACCCAGCTCGAAGGCCTGCCGATCCTGCGCGTGGTGGTGACCCACATGCACCCCGACCACATCGGCCTGGCAAGCTGGCTGTGCGAGCGCTGGCAGGCGCCGCTGTGGGTCAGCGCCACCGACTACAACTCGGCGCGCATCGGCTCGCAGAGCACCACCGGCTTCGGCGGCGAAGGCGCCGCCCGGTTCTTCGCCGCGCATGGCCTGACCGACCCCGATTCGGTGGAAAAGATCCGCGGCCGCTCCAACTACTACCCGAGCATGGTGCCCGACGTGCCGCGCAGCTTCCACCGCCTGATGGACGGCGCCACCGTGCGCATCGGCGGGCGCGACTGGCGGTGCATCAGCGGCTACGGCCATGCGCCCGAGCACATCGCGCTGTACTGCGACGAGATCAAGGTGCTGATCAGCGGCGACATGGTGCTGCCGCGCATCTCCACCAACGTCAGCGTCTATGACGTGGAGCCCGAGTCGAACCCGCTGAAGCTGTTCCTGGACTCCATCGACAAGTTCCTCCCCCTGCCCGAGGACACGCTGACGCTGCCCTCGCACGGCAAGCCGTTCCTGGGCCTGCACACCCGCATCCAGCAGTTGCACGACCACCACCGCGACCGGCTGGCCGAGGTACTGGAGGCCTGCGCCCAGGCGCCGCAGTCGGCCGCCGACGTGCTGCCCGTGCTGTTCAAGCGCAAGCTCGACCTGCACCAGACCACGTTCGCCATGGGAGAGTCGGTGGCACACCTGCACACCCTGTGGTTCGACGGCCAGCTGCGCCGCACGCTCGGCGCCGACGGCATCTACCGCTTCGGCGTGGCCTGA